A single window of Nicotiana sylvestris chromosome 5, ASM39365v2, whole genome shotgun sequence DNA harbors:
- the LOC104218735 gene encoding DEAD-box ATP-dependent RNA helicase 7-like, whose protein sequence is MPALAVTETMVSEVSQKKMKKTPKSPADTHDLETPADKKSKEKKSKKTKIDSGSDSEELKKSKKKEKKRKALDFDDEEEQKSETSSEICEPIDEKNRKKNKNAKLEEEEVVVEKKVEDPNVLSNFRISKPLREALNAKGIEALFPIQAMTFDDILDGSDLVGRARTGQGKTLAFVLPILESLTNGPTKALRKTGYGKAPSVLVLLPTRELALQVFADFEVYGRAMGLTSCCLYGNSPMGAQQVQLKRGVDIVVGTPGRIKDHIERGNLDFRSLKFRVLDEVDEMLKIGFVDDVELILGKVEDASQVQTILFSATLPDWVKHIASKFLKPDKKTVDLVGNEKMKASKNVRHIIIPCSSSARSQLIPDIIRCYSSGGRTIIFTETRGYASELAGLLPGASALHGEIQQSQREVTLKGFRSGKFMTLVATNVAARGLDIDNVQLIIQCEATSDVEAYIHRSGRTGRAGNTGVAVLLYDPRKSNISRIERESGVKFEHLSAPQPADVAKAAGKEAADIIAEISDSVIPAFKAAAEELLNTSDLSPAELLAKALAKAAGYSEIKTRSLLTSMENCVTLLLECGRPIFSPSFVYSVLRRFLPGEKVESINGLTLTADGKGAVFDVSAEDLDQFLAGQKTAHGVNLEVVEALPQLQEREKPRGGRFGGGGRGGFSNRRGGGGFSGGRGGRGNGNFGRRW, encoded by the exons ATGCCTGCACTTGCTGTAACTGAAACAATGGTCTCCGAAGTATcccagaagaaaatgaagaagaccCCCAAATCTCCCGCCGACACCCATGATTTAGAAACTCCTGCTGataagaaaagcaaagaaaaaaagtCGAAAAAGACCAAGATTGATTCTGGGTCTGATTCAGAGGAGCTGAAGAAgagcaaaaagaaagagaaaaagcgAAAAGCTTTGgactttgatgatgaggaagaGCAGAAGAGTGAAACGAGCTCCGAGATATGCGAGCCGATAGATGAGAAGAATAGGAAGAAGAATAAGAACGCTAAATTGGAGGAGGAAGAAGTGGTTGTTGAGAAGAAAGTGGAGGATCCTAATGTGTTGTCTAATTTTAGGATTTCAAAGCCTTTAAGAGAGGCTTTGAATGCTAAAGGAATAGAAGCACTTTTCCCTATTCAAGCTATGACTTTTGATGATATTCTTGATGGGTCGGATTTGGTTGGACGAGCTCGTACTGGTCAG GGTAAAACACTGGCATTTGTTTTGCCCATATTAGAGTCCCTAACAAATGGTCCTACTAAAGCATTGCGAAAAACAGGATATGGGAAGGCTCCAAGTGTTCTGGTGCTTTTACCTACTAGGGAATTGGCACTTCAG GTGTTTGCGGACTTTGAAGTTTATGGCCGGGCTATGGGGCTCACTTCATGCTGTTTGTATGGAAATTCTCCCATGGGAGCACAACAGGTTCAACTAAAAAGAGGAGTTGATATTGTAGTTGGTACTCCCGGAAGAATTAAG GACCACATTGAAAGGGGAAATCTTGATTTCAGGTCTTTAAAGTTTCGTGTTCTTGATGAAGTCGATGAAATGTTAAAAATTGGTTTTGTAGATGATGTCGAACTTATTTTAG GCAAGGTTGAAGATGCAAGCCAAGTTCAAACAATTCTTTTCAGTGCCACTTTGCCAGACTGGGTGAAGCAT ATTGCTTCTAAGTTTCTGAAACCTGATAAGAAAACGGTTGACCTTGTTGGTAATGAGAAAATGAAGGCCAGTAAAAATGTGAGGCATATTATTATTCCATGCTCTAGTTCTGCAAGATCTCAGCTGATTCCTGATATCATTCGGTGCTACAGCAG TGGAGGCCGCACTATAATTTTTACTGAGACAAGGGGGTATGCTTCAGAGCTAGCTGGCTTGTTGCCTGGGGCAAGTGCTTTGCATGGGGAGATACAACAGTCACAGCGTGAG GTTACACTTAAAGGATTCAGATCAGGAAAATTCATGACATTAGTGGCCACAAATGTGGCTGCCCGTGGATTGGATATTGACAATGTTCAGTTAATCATCCAG TGCGAAGCGACTAGTGATGTTGAAGCATATATTCATCGATCTGGGAGGACAGGACGGGCAG GAAATACTGGTGTTGCTGTACTTCTGTATGATCCAAGGAAGTCCAACATCTCTAGAATTGAAAGAGAATCTGGTGTGAAGTTTGAGCATTTGTCTGCTCCACAGCCAGCTGATGTTGCTAAAGCAGCTGGGAAAGAAGCTGCTGATATAATTGCTGAAATCTCCGATAG TGTCATACCCGCATTTAAGGCTGCTGCGGAGGAGCTTCTGAATACTTCCGACCTATCACCAGCAGAGTTGCTTGCGAAAGCTCTTGCCAAGGCTGCT GGGTATTCTGAGATCAAGACTCGGTCGCTTCTTACTTCTATGGAGAACTGTGTTACTCTGCTTCTTGAGTGTGGGAGGCCCATATTCTCACCTTC CTTTGTCTATAGTGTCTTGAGGAGGTTCCTACCTGGGGAGAAGGTTGAATCAATCAACGGTCTTACTTTGACGGCCGATGGAAAGGGGGCAGTTTTTGATGTATCTGCTGAGGACTTGGACCAATTTCTTGCAG GCCAAAAAACTGCACATGGCGTAAATTTAGAGGTAGTGGAAGCGTTGCCTCAGTTGCAAGAGAGAGAGAAGCCAAGAGGTGGAAGATTTGGAGGTGGTGGTCGTGGTGGCTTCTCTAACAGAAGAGGCGGAGGTGGCTTTTCTGGAGGAAGAGGGGGAAGAGGTAATGGTAACTTTGGTCGCAGATGGTAA